The proteins below are encoded in one region of Passer domesticus isolate bPasDom1 chromosome 22, bPasDom1.hap1, whole genome shotgun sequence:
- the PDPN gene encoding podoplanin isoform X1, with protein sequence MFIKVPFFIFVLGSLPFVALAQEASSVLEGEESATLDLRDRNDTEFEELPTIFGDLKTTESTIIQPGESENDTAYEENTESVDGERSGEPEKTDEGGLGTIALLGIIIGVIVAVGILAGIIIAVVRKMSGRYSP encoded by the exons ATGTTTATAAAAGTTCCATTCTTCATCTTCGTCCTCGGGAGCCTGCCTTTTGTAGCACTTGCTCAAGAAG CAAGCTCAGTTCTAGAAGGAGAAGAAAGTGCAACACTGGATTTAAGAGACAGAAATGACACAGAATTTGAAGAATTACCAACAATT TTTGGAGACCTGAAAACCACAGAAAGCACCATCATCCAGCCTGGAGAAAGTGAAAATGATACTGCTTATGAAGAGAACACAGAAAGCGTTGATG GTGAACGGAGTGGGGAACCAGAGAAAACTGATGAAG GTGGTCTGGGAACAATTGCACTGCTTGGAATAATTATTGGAGTCATTGTTGCAGTTGGAATCCTTGCAGGAATAATAATTGCAGTTGTAAGGAAGATGTCAGGCAGGTACTC gCCCTAA
- the PDPN gene encoding podoplanin isoform X2 has translation MFIKVPFFIFVLGSLPFVALAQEASSVLEGEESATLDLRDRNDTEFEELPTIFGDLKTTESTIIQPGESENDTAYEENTESVDGERSGEPEKTDEGGLGTIALLGIIIGVIVAVGILAGIIIAVVRKMSGRP, from the exons ATGTTTATAAAAGTTCCATTCTTCATCTTCGTCCTCGGGAGCCTGCCTTTTGTAGCACTTGCTCAAGAAG CAAGCTCAGTTCTAGAAGGAGAAGAAAGTGCAACACTGGATTTAAGAGACAGAAATGACACAGAATTTGAAGAATTACCAACAATT TTTGGAGACCTGAAAACCACAGAAAGCACCATCATCCAGCCTGGAGAAAGTGAAAATGATACTGCTTATGAAGAGAACACAGAAAGCGTTGATG GTGAACGGAGTGGGGAACCAGAGAAAACTGATGAAG GTGGTCTGGGAACAATTGCACTGCTTGGAATAATTATTGGAGTCATTGTTGCAGTTGGAATCCTTGCAGGAATAATAATTGCAGTTGTAAGGAAGATGTCAGGCAG gCCCTAA